AGCGTGCTCTGCAGCGATTCTAGCATTTATCTGACATCTAATGAGTAATGACTCTGCAGGCACTCAAGGGAGCATACACACATGAACAATGATACAAGAACAGATGCTCGGTACTGTAGCATGTTAATCTTTCTTGTGTGCTttgacttatttttattttttctcaaTAATAATGCATCGCTAACAAATAGCTTCAGATGCTAAATCACTGCTAGAGAATCAGGCTTAAGTACAGAACCCTGATAAACAAGCCAACAAGACTGTAACTGAATTTCAAATTCACAGCACAACCATGGCAATGACGAAcaaatgatgatggagatcatctcAAAGAGCATATGACGGACAGATGCTCagctaaatagcatggtaatcatCCTTGTGTGCTTTGATTTACTTTTTTgtctaactagtactccctccgttcctaaatatttgtctttctaggcatttcaaatggttACAAcacacggatgtatgtagacatattttaaattgtagattcacccattttgctttgtatgtagtcacttgttgatatctctagaaagacaaatatttaggaacggagggagtaatagtgtTAACCAGTATATGCAGTAACTGAATTGCAAATCCACAACACAGCAATGGCAATCAGCAAGCGACAACCGTGAATAGGTCATTACGGAGCTCACCTCGAGCGCATCGACAGTGAGGAGCAGGACAATGATCTTCTCGGAGAACCTCTGGCGCTCCTCGTGGTCATGCGAGAGGCGGCGCCTGTAGGAGAGGTTGTAGAAGAGGGACCTGAGCTCCTTgagcttggccttggcgacggCGAGGTCGCGCAGGCAGCGGAGCACCTGGGAGCGGTGGGCGAGGTGCGCCCTgtagttcatctggatgagcagcgCGGCGTCCTGCGGCGACAGCTCCTTGGCCTTCCCCTTGCCGTTCCCCATGGCAAAGGCCTGCATCATCAGTACAGAAGGGAAACAAATGTCAGGCGGTCAGTGCATTGCTAGGAGGCAGGATTCTCAAGCTGATATCATTCAGATTTCAGAGCAGAGCAGAGTCTACATATAGCCAGTACTAGCACAGATCTAGAGTGTGGACACTAGCATCCTCTAAAATTCCAATCTTTCTCTCAAATCTAGTGAGAGGTAACCATGGATCTATTGAAATCTACTGGAAATCCCACATTTCGTGCAGATCGGGCCACAGAACCCCACAAAAAtctcatcttttctttttcccCAATCATAACCATCGGCGCATCCTGCTCACCTTGCGGATGGCGTCGCAGCCGGCGGTGTTGTCCTCGGGGATCTCCTCGATCTGGACGCACGTCCTCGCcggcttcttcttcttgttgtcatcctccttgatcttcttgggcttgtcctccttcttcttcttctccggcttgCGCTCCTCAATCTGCCCGTACTCGCcctcgtcctcgtcgtcgtcggaggCGGTGAAGTCCTCCTCCCAGGTGTATGCGTGCGACCATGGCTCGAGCGAGCCCTTGCCCTTGATCTCGGTGCCCCACTTGGTCTTGGCCTTGCCGGAGCCGGGCTTGGACTTGGCCTCCCACTTCCACTTGCGGTCGAATCCGTCGTCGTTGGGGGAGGCGAGCTCCGCCTCCCACTTGAGCGCCCGGCCCCCGCCGCGCGGCTTCTCCTCCGCCGTCCACTTCACCTTGCGGCCCCCCGGGGAGGCCGCCGCGTAGGTGTACTTACGGCGCGCGGGCTGCGGGGCGGCCGCGCGGGCCGCGAGGGTGAGCTCGAGGGCGGCGACGCGGTCGGTGAGGTCGTGCAGGAGGAAGGCGTGCGGGGAGGGCAGGGGTGGTGGGGCGAAGAAGGGGTCGGCGGGGAGGTAGANNNNNNNNNNNNNNNNNNNNNNNNNNNNNNNNNNNNNNNNNNNNNNNNNNNNNNNNNNNNNNNNNNNNNNNNNNNNNNNNNNNNNNNNNNNNNNNNNNNNNNNNNNNNNNNNNNNNNNNNNNNNNNNNNNNNNNNNNNNNNNNNNNNNNNNNNNNNNNNNNNNNNNNNNNNNNNNNNNNNNNNNNNNNNNNNNNNNNNNNNNNNNNNNNNNNNNNNNNNNNNNNNNNNNNNNNNNNNNNNNNNNNNNNNNNNNNNNNNNNNNNNNNNNNNNNNNNNNNNNNNNNNNNNNNNNNNNNNNNNNNNNNNNNNNNNNNNNNNNNNNNNNNNNNNNNNNNNNNNNNNNNNNNNNNNNNNNNNNNNNNNNNNNNNNNNNNNNNNNNNNNNNNNNNNNNNNNNNNNNNNNNNNNNNNNNNNNNNNNNNNNNNNNNNNNNNNNNNNNNNNNNNNNNNNNNNNNNNNNNNNNNNNNNNNNNNNNNNNNNNNNNNNNNNNNNNNGTCGGGGTGGTGGGGGAAGGCGAAGGGGGATGGGGGTGGGGGAGGGAGgaaggggcaggaggaggtgggtgGTGGGGGGGGGAAGGGGAAGAAGGGGTCGTCGAGCAGGCGCATCAGGTGGCGGTGGGAGGAGGCCATGGCGGCCGGCGGACGGCGACGGTGGCGGTGGGAGGGAGTGTCGCTATCCGGATGAGTGTCAGCTGGGCAGGGATCTGATCTGGGGTCGGGGTTGGGGGTTTTCTCCGTCAATCTGGTCCTTTTTCCGGCTGTGTTTGATTGAACACACACAGGTTGAGAGTTGAGACAGCATTCACATGGGACGCACGACGCCCGCCGCATCTACGCAGCTGCATTTGGACGTTTGCTCCCCTCCCCTCGTGCTCGCCAACAACTACTCCTCCCCCTTTTTTTTTCTACTAGCAAAAGGTCTATGCGTTTCAACAACAGGAGAGACAACAAAAATAAAATCATAATCTCCAGTGACATTATCAGATTCCTCTGCATCACCcagatacactatcactctcaatttTGTGAAATCATCAACATATTATTCATCAACACTTTTACAAATtttcaaacattttctaaaatcatgaacatttcttgaatccatcaacatttttttttaaaaaaaatctttgaATCAGCAAACATTTCTAGAATGGACAAACATTGTTTTGAAAATTGGTGGAACATTTTTCGATTTAACAAACATTATTTGAAACACATGATCATTTATTAAATCAACTAAACATCTTACGGA
This portion of the Triticum dicoccoides isolate Atlit2015 ecotype Zavitan chromosome 7A, WEW_v2.0, whole genome shotgun sequence genome encodes:
- the LOC119329896 gene encoding uncharacterized protein LOC119329896, encoding MLPHWTSRQPSPPPQPSEPPQQTPLRQPSPPRQQTLLPQPRRKRTTVTPTASSTSGKKSRANTSIKKAPPKLAYELSDDELDKVVAADVKRQFAPKRQDPKEKIDPVKANHTLDNLVRASPPPSLSHYDRCIVKTFGEVKRSGSSNGARTGKTIRQLGEQKDQSCPPLKVFADIANDPGIADLGCTLVEYLGEEADFPMTELAFRYEHGKPLARPVLEHAYLPADPFFAPPPLPSPHAFLLHDLTDRVAALELTLAARAAAPQPARRKYTYAAASPGGRKVKWTAEEKPRGGGRALKWEAELASPNDDGFDRKWKWEAKSKPGSGKAKTKWGTEIKGKGSLEPWSHAYTWEEDFTASDDDEDEGEYGQIEERKPEKKKKEDKPKKIKEDDNKKKKPARTCVQIEEIPEDNTAGCDAIRKAFAMGNGKGKAKELSPQDAALLIQMNYRAHLAHRSQVLRCLRDLAVAKAKLKELRSLFYNLSYRRRLSHDHEERQRFSEKIIVLLLTVDALEGPDFMVRTAKKSMLEELESMLEIVDPQPPGKQRSFSRRKFDLPEGGAIPNEKTAGVNNAVRVINTGKGKQ